Proteins encoded together in one Micromonospora kangleipakensis window:
- a CDS encoding NAD(P)-dependent alcohol dehydrogenase encodes MRAVRMTAPGVLEQVEVPAPDAGPGEVLLRVGAVGACHSDLHILDARAGMFPTPITLGHEIAGTVDTIGAGVTGWSPGDRAAVYGIIGCGRCRACLRGLENQCRVVAVGGIGLSRDGGLAEYVVVPASRLLHIGDMELEQAAPLTDAALTPYHAVELARPNLRPGTSCVVIGIGGLGHMAVQILVATTAVRVIAVDTSVAALDLATRLGAHEVVQAGPDTVERIRATVGPPPDGADVVLDFVGADPTLSTARQVVATGGRVMLVGLAGGTLPVRPVADEPPTLPLETSVEVPFWGTRAELQEVIALGRARLLQADVQIFPLERAPEAYELLRRGEIHGRAVIVP; translated from the coding sequence ATGCGCGCGGTACGGATGACCGCTCCCGGGGTGCTGGAACAGGTGGAGGTACCAGCGCCGGACGCCGGGCCGGGTGAGGTGCTGCTGCGCGTGGGCGCGGTCGGCGCCTGCCACTCCGACCTGCACATTCTCGACGCCCGGGCCGGGATGTTCCCCACCCCGATCACCCTCGGCCACGAGATCGCCGGCACGGTCGACACCATCGGCGCCGGCGTGACCGGCTGGTCACCCGGGGACCGCGCCGCCGTGTACGGGATCATCGGCTGCGGTCGCTGCCGCGCCTGCCTCCGTGGCCTGGAGAACCAGTGCCGGGTCGTGGCCGTGGGTGGCATCGGGCTCAGCCGCGACGGCGGGCTGGCCGAGTACGTGGTGGTGCCGGCGTCCCGGCTGCTCCACATCGGTGACATGGAGCTGGAGCAGGCCGCCCCGCTCACCGACGCCGCGCTGACCCCGTACCACGCGGTGGAGCTGGCCCGGCCGAACCTGCGCCCCGGCACGTCCTGCGTGGTCATCGGGATCGGCGGGCTCGGGCACATGGCCGTGCAGATCCTGGTCGCCACCACGGCGGTACGGGTCATCGCGGTGGACACCAGCGTGGCCGCGCTGGACCTGGCCACCCGGCTGGGCGCCCACGAGGTGGTGCAGGCCGGCCCGGACACCGTCGAGAGGATCCGGGCGACCGTCGGCCCCCCGCCGGACGGGGCGGACGTGGTGCTCGACTTCGTCGGGGCGGACCCCACCCTGAGCACCGCCCGCCAGGTCGTCGCCACCGGCGGTCGGGTGATGCTGGTCGGTCTCGCCGGCGGGACGCTGCCCGTCCGGCCCGTCGCCGACGAGCCGCCCACCCTGCCGCTGGAGACCAGCGTGGAGGTCCCGTTCTGGGGCACCCGGGCTGAGCTGCAGGAGGTGATCGCGCTGGGCCGCGCCAGGCTGCTCCAAGCCGACGTGCAGATCTTCCCGTTGGAACGGGCGCCGGAGGCGTACGAGCTGCTGCGGCGGGGCGAGATCCACGGGCGGGCGGTGATCGTGCCCTGA
- a CDS encoding nucleotidyl transferase AbiEii/AbiGii toxin family protein — MTHLHDFYREVARVALAAAGPHRFVLGGGVAWAAHGLVTRPTEDVDLFADVEGAAAAAAAGVRTALERAGYEVVDADPDSELGELFDGFDRDMRDFVVSRDGRQIRLSLARLDRYRSPVVMDLGPVMDVRDLVANKTAALVNRREVRDYIDVSSALDHYDVAELLELARQVDPALDLADVRAAGRYLDQVPDRRFARYGLDAAQVARVRRRMAAWPR; from the coding sequence GTGACCCACCTGCACGACTTCTACCGGGAGGTGGCCCGGGTGGCCCTCGCGGCCGCCGGGCCGCACCGGTTCGTGCTGGGTGGCGGGGTGGCGTGGGCGGCGCACGGGCTGGTCACCCGCCCGACGGAGGACGTGGACCTCTTCGCGGACGTGGAGGGGGCGGCCGCCGCGGCGGCGGCCGGGGTGCGTACGGCGCTGGAGCGGGCCGGCTACGAGGTGGTGGACGCCGACCCGGACAGCGAGCTCGGTGAGCTGTTCGACGGGTTCGACCGGGACATGCGGGACTTCGTGGTGAGCCGGGACGGCCGGCAGATCCGGTTGAGCCTGGCCCGCCTCGACCGGTACCGCAGTCCGGTGGTGATGGACCTCGGCCCGGTGATGGACGTCCGCGACCTGGTGGCGAACAAGACCGCCGCGCTGGTCAACCGGCGCGAGGTGCGCGACTACATCGACGTCTCCTCGGCGCTGGACCACTACGACGTGGCGGAGCTGCTGGAGCTGGCCCGCCAGGTCGACCCGGCGCTGGACCTGGCCGACGTCCGCGCGGCGGGCCGCTACCTGGATCAGGTGCCGGACCGTCGGTTCGCGCGCTACGGGCTCGACGCGGCCCAGGTGGCCCGGGTGCGCCGCCGGATGGCCGCCTGGCCCCGGTGA
- the nrfD gene encoding NrfD/PsrC family molybdoenzyme membrane anchor subunit, which produces MSPDRAPVGALFRRFRERLATEGPGRFGGPGARAGHGPKVSPEANGTRATAAGAGVARTDAGAAELRLAPHPPRDVEPVEHSRRRGRKGGGGEQLNVPPAEFTSYYGRPILKAPVWKWDIAAYLFTGGLAAGSSMLAAGGQLTGRPALRRAGRVTSLAAVSASAYFLVNDLGKPSRFHHMLRVAKLTSPMSVGTWILTTFGPAAGVAAVAEAAPWLPERGLLGLGRRLLPPVGHAAGLVAAVTAPALATYTGVLLADTAVPSWHEAYPELPTIFAGSALASGAGVGLIAAPLAQAGPARRMAVAGAALELWGSHRVENRLGLLSEPYAVGTAGRLLRAGRALTAAGVAGALVGRRSRAVSALSGGALLAAALCTRFGIFHGGVASAKDPKYTVVPQRERARQRDGQTPDDSGPGAGPNPG; this is translated from the coding sequence GTGAGTCCGGACCGCGCCCCGGTGGGCGCCCTGTTCCGCCGCTTCCGCGAGCGGCTCGCCACCGAGGGCCCGGGACGCTTCGGCGGACCGGGCGCGCGCGCCGGCCACGGGCCGAAGGTGAGCCCGGAGGCGAACGGCACCCGGGCGACCGCCGCCGGGGCGGGCGTGGCCCGGACCGATGCGGGCGCCGCCGAGCTGCGCCTGGCCCCGCATCCGCCGCGTGACGTCGAGCCGGTCGAGCACTCGCGGCGCCGCGGCCGCAAGGGTGGCGGCGGGGAGCAGCTGAACGTGCCGCCGGCCGAGTTCACCTCCTACTACGGCCGGCCCATCCTCAAGGCGCCGGTGTGGAAGTGGGACATCGCCGCGTACCTCTTCACCGGGGGTCTGGCCGCCGGGTCGTCCATGCTGGCCGCCGGCGGGCAGCTCACCGGACGGCCGGCGTTGCGCCGGGCCGGCCGGGTCACCTCCCTGGCCGCGGTCAGCGCCAGCGCGTACTTCCTCGTCAACGACCTTGGCAAGCCGAGCCGCTTCCACCACATGCTGCGGGTGGCGAAGCTGACCTCGCCGATGTCGGTGGGCACCTGGATCCTCACCACGTTCGGCCCGGCCGCCGGGGTCGCCGCGGTCGCCGAGGCCGCACCCTGGCTGCCCGAACGCGGGCTGCTCGGCCTCGGCCGGCGGCTGCTGCCCCCGGTCGGGCACGCCGCCGGGCTGGTCGCCGCGGTCACCGCGCCGGCCCTTGCCACGTACACCGGGGTGCTGCTCGCCGACACGGCCGTGCCTTCCTGGCACGAGGCGTACCCCGAGCTGCCGACCATCTTCGCGGGCAGCGCGCTGGCCAGCGGCGCTGGCGTCGGGCTGATCGCCGCGCCGCTGGCGCAGGCCGGCCCGGCCCGGCGCATGGCGGTGGCCGGCGCGGCCCTGGAGCTGTGGGGTTCGCACCGGGTGGAGAACCGGCTCGGCCTGCTCAGCGAGCCGTACGCCGTCGGCACCGCCGGCCGGCTGCTGCGCGCCGGGCGGGCGCTGACCGCCGCCGGGGTGGCCGGCGCGCTGGTCGGCCGGCGCAGCCGGGCGGTCTCCGCGCTCTCCGGCGGGGCGCTGCTGGCCGCGGCCCTCTGCACCCGGTTCGGCATCTTCCACGGCGGAGTCGCCTCCGCGAAGGACCCGAAGTACACGGTGGTGCCGCAGCGGGAGCGCGCACGGCAGCGCGACGGGCAGACACCAGACGACAGCGGGCCGGGCGCCGGCCCGAATCCGGGGTAG
- a CDS encoding bifunctional metallophosphatase/5'-nucleotidase, whose product MTSSSGASRRQVLAVAAAAATAPLIAGAPARAAESKGPKTWDLTVLGTSDTHGNVYNWDYYKDAEFDDSKHNDVGVAKLATLVNQIRAERGSKPTLVLDAGDTIQGTPLATYYAKQEPITTTGETHPMANAMNVLKYDAVTLGNHEFNYGLPLLAQWIGQLGFPALAANAINEATGKPAFLPYVIKNVALGGYDSPTLKVGILGLTNPGVAIWDKANVEGKLVFADMIATAAKWVPIMRERGADIIIISAHGGDSGTSSYGPELPNENPVALIAEQVPGIDAILFGHAHNEVVQKFVTNTATGEQVLTSEPSKWGQRLTRMDFTVAKQNGRWRVLSKSATMLNTNTVVEDPAVLAAVRGQHTKTVSYVNTVVARSSVELSAAESRYKDTPILDFINHVQTEVVIGALAGTAYAGLPVLSIAAPFSRTAIFPQGDVRIRDVAGLYVYDNTLEAVVLTGAEVKAYLEYSAKYFKTFAVGETVDPANISDPLVPDYNYDVISGVDYDIDISKPVGQRISRLVLPGTDTPVAADAQFVIAVNNYRRSGGGNFPGIVKTQVYNQQQEIRQLLIDWAQAKGVIDPADFFEPNWKLVRAGVPVF is encoded by the coding sequence ATGACCTCCTCCTCCGGCGCCTCGCGCCGCCAGGTGCTCGCCGTCGCGGCCGCCGCCGCGACCGCTCCCCTGATCGCCGGCGCCCCGGCCCGGGCGGCCGAGTCGAAGGGCCCGAAGACCTGGGACCTGACCGTCCTGGGCACCTCGGACACCCACGGCAACGTCTACAACTGGGACTACTACAAGGACGCCGAGTTCGACGACAGCAAGCACAACGACGTCGGCGTCGCCAAGCTGGCCACCCTGGTCAACCAGATCCGCGCCGAGCGCGGCAGCAAGCCGACGCTGGTCCTCGACGCCGGCGACACGATCCAGGGCACCCCGCTGGCCACCTACTACGCCAAGCAGGAGCCGATCACCACCACCGGTGAGACGCACCCGATGGCCAACGCGATGAATGTGCTGAAGTACGACGCCGTCACGCTGGGCAACCACGAGTTCAACTACGGCCTGCCGCTGCTGGCGCAGTGGATCGGTCAGCTCGGCTTCCCGGCCCTGGCCGCGAACGCGATCAACGAGGCCACCGGCAAGCCCGCCTTCCTGCCGTACGTGATCAAGAACGTGGCCCTCGGCGGCTACGACTCCCCCACCCTGAAGGTCGGCATCCTCGGCCTGACCAACCCGGGCGTGGCGATCTGGGACAAGGCCAACGTCGAGGGCAAGCTGGTCTTCGCCGACATGATCGCCACCGCCGCCAAGTGGGTGCCGATCATGCGCGAGCGCGGGGCCGACATCATCATCATCTCCGCCCACGGCGGCGACAGCGGCACCTCCAGCTACGGCCCGGAGCTGCCGAACGAGAACCCGGTCGCGCTGATCGCCGAGCAGGTCCCGGGCATCGACGCGATCCTGTTCGGCCACGCGCACAACGAGGTCGTGCAGAAGTTCGTCACCAACACCGCCACCGGCGAGCAGGTGCTCACCTCCGAGCCGTCCAAGTGGGGCCAGCGCCTCACCCGGATGGACTTCACCGTCGCCAAGCAGAACGGCCGGTGGCGGGTGCTCAGCAAGTCCGCCACCATGCTGAACACCAACACCGTGGTCGAGGACCCGGCGGTGCTCGCGGCCGTGCGCGGCCAGCACACCAAGACCGTCTCGTACGTCAACACGGTCGTCGCCCGGTCCAGCGTGGAGCTGTCGGCCGCCGAGTCGCGGTACAAGGACACCCCGATCCTGGACTTCATCAACCACGTCCAGACCGAGGTGGTCATCGGGGCGCTCGCCGGCACCGCGTACGCGGGCCTGCCGGTGCTGTCGATCGCGGCGCCGTTCAGCCGTACCGCGATCTTCCCGCAGGGTGACGTGCGGATCCGCGACGTCGCGGGCCTGTACGTGTACGACAACACCCTGGAGGCGGTCGTGCTGACCGGCGCCGAGGTGAAGGCCTACCTGGAGTACTCGGCGAAGTACTTCAAGACCTTCGCGGTGGGCGAGACGGTCGACCCGGCGAACATCAGCGACCCGCTGGTGCCGGACTACAACTACGACGTGATCTCGGGTGTCGACTACGACATCGACATCTCGAAGCCGGTCGGCCAGCGGATCAGCCGCCTGGTCCTGCCGGGCACCGACACCCCGGTCGCCGCCGACGCGCAGTTCGTCATCGCGGTGAACAACTACCGCCGCAGCGGTGGCGGCAACTTCCCCGGCATCGTGAAGACCCAGGTCTACAACCAGCAGCAGGAGATCCGCCAGCTGCTGATCGACTGGGCGCAGGCCAAGGGCGTCATCGACCCGGCCGACTTCTTCGAGCCGAACTGGAAGCTGGTCCGCGCGGGCGTGCCGGTCTTCTGA
- a CDS encoding geranylgeranyl reductase family protein → MIVWDLAVVGAGPAGLSAAHAAARAGARTLVVERATHPRYKTCGGGLIGTSLAEVTDRIEVPVHDRVDRVTFTRDGRRGFTRRHAAGPLVAMVRREEFDERLRAAAVAAGAEVREGVAVRAVEQDPDEVRLRLADGGTVRARAVIGADGSSGVTARHVGVRHRQVDLGLELELPVSPEEQGRWRGRLLLDWGPVPGSYAWVFPKGDRLTVGVIAARGEGERTRAYLRDFVDRLGLSGVTPEHDSGHLTRCRAEDSPVRRGRVLVAGDAAGLLEPWSREGISYALRSGRLAGAAVAGGDLAGYEREVDRLLAPSMRAGQRLLEVFERRPDVFHGLLATPAGWRMFVRFCQGRASFDETLARRPVRAALALLDRLPPARSGPLAGVGATR, encoded by the coding sequence GTGATCGTCTGGGATCTCGCCGTCGTCGGAGCCGGCCCCGCCGGGCTCTCCGCGGCGCACGCCGCCGCCCGCGCCGGGGCGCGCACGCTGGTCGTCGAGCGCGCCACCCATCCCCGCTACAAGACCTGTGGGGGAGGGCTGATCGGCACCTCGCTGGCGGAGGTCACCGACCGGATCGAGGTGCCGGTGCACGACCGGGTCGACCGGGTGACGTTCACCCGGGACGGGCGACGCGGCTTCACCCGCCGGCACGCCGCCGGGCCGCTGGTCGCCATGGTCCGTCGGGAGGAGTTCGACGAGCGGCTCCGGGCCGCCGCGGTCGCCGCCGGGGCCGAGGTCCGTGAGGGCGTCGCCGTCCGCGCGGTCGAGCAGGACCCCGACGAGGTACGCCTGCGGCTGGCCGACGGCGGGACGGTGCGGGCCCGGGCCGTAATCGGCGCGGACGGCTCATCCGGGGTCACCGCCCGGCACGTCGGCGTCCGCCACCGGCAGGTCGACCTCGGGCTGGAGCTGGAGTTGCCGGTGTCACCGGAGGAGCAGGGCCGCTGGCGGGGCCGGCTGCTGCTGGACTGGGGGCCGGTCCCCGGCTCGTACGCCTGGGTCTTCCCGAAGGGCGACCGGCTCACCGTCGGGGTGATCGCCGCCCGGGGCGAGGGGGAGCGGACCCGGGCCTACCTGCGCGACTTCGTCGACCGGCTGGGCCTGTCCGGGGTGACCCCGGAGCACGACTCGGGTCACCTGACCCGCTGCCGGGCGGAGGACTCGCCGGTGCGCCGCGGCCGGGTGCTGGTGGCCGGGGACGCGGCGGGGCTGCTGGAGCCGTGGAGCCGGGAGGGGATCAGCTACGCGCTGCGGTCCGGGCGGCTGGCCGGCGCGGCGGTCGCCGGGGGTGACCTGGCCGGCTACGAGCGGGAGGTGGACCGGCTTCTGGCGCCGTCGATGCGGGCCGGGCAGCGGCTGCTGGAGGTCTTCGAGCGGCGGCCGGACGTCTTCCACGGGCTGCTGGCCACGCCGGCCGGCTGGCGGATGTTCGTCCGGTTCTGCCAGGGCCGGGCCAGCTTCGACGAGACTCTCGCCCGCCGACCGGTCCGGGCGGCCCTGGCCCTGCTGGACCGCCTTCCCCCGGCCCGGTCGGGGCCCCTGGCCGGGGTGGGGGCGACGCGGTGA
- a CDS encoding 4Fe-4S dicluster domain-containing protein, which yields MPDANSLYGPLDPAPDAGWVDAEPRMGFFTDTSVCIGCKACEVACKEWNAVPASGFDLLGMSYDNTGALTANSWRHVAFIEQPRPAGHRTPPFEGDPTGPAASPATAAIAAELGNDSGTDPGVPPGQPQAAARMAAGPELLGMPGAQPPGRGTGAESRTDFRWLMMSDVCKHCTHAACLDVCPTGSLFRTEFGTVVVQEDICNGCGYCISACPYGVIDQRKDDGRAWKCTLCYDRLGAGMTPACAQACPTESIQYGPLDELRERAAQRVATLHDRGVPEARLYGHDPTDGVGGDGAFFLLLDEPEVYGLPPDPVVTTRDLPKMYKRAGLAALAMVAAAVAAFVGGSS from the coding sequence ATGCCTGACGCGAACAGCCTCTACGGCCCGCTGGACCCGGCGCCCGACGCCGGCTGGGTCGACGCCGAACCCCGGATGGGCTTCTTCACCGACACCAGCGTCTGCATCGGCTGCAAGGCGTGCGAGGTGGCCTGCAAGGAGTGGAACGCCGTCCCGGCGTCCGGCTTCGACCTGCTCGGCATGTCGTACGACAACACCGGCGCGCTGACCGCCAACTCCTGGCGGCATGTGGCCTTCATCGAGCAGCCCCGCCCGGCGGGGCACCGCACCCCGCCGTTCGAGGGCGACCCGACCGGGCCGGCGGCGAGCCCGGCCACCGCGGCGATCGCCGCCGAGCTGGGCAACGACAGCGGCACCGATCCGGGCGTGCCCCCGGGGCAGCCGCAGGCCGCCGCCCGGATGGCCGCCGGGCCGGAGCTCCTCGGCATGCCGGGCGCCCAGCCGCCCGGCCGGGGCACCGGCGCCGAGTCGCGCACCGACTTCCGCTGGCTGATGATGTCGGACGTCTGCAAGCACTGCACCCACGCCGCCTGCCTGGACGTCTGCCCGACCGGGTCGCTGTTCCGCACCGAGTTCGGCACCGTCGTGGTGCAGGAGGACATCTGCAACGGCTGCGGCTACTGCATCTCCGCCTGCCCGTACGGCGTCATCGACCAGCGCAAGGACGACGGCCGGGCGTGGAAGTGCACGCTCTGCTACGACCGGCTCGGCGCCGGCATGACCCCGGCCTGCGCGCAGGCCTGCCCGACCGAGTCGATCCAGTACGGGCCGCTGGACGAGCTGCGGGAGCGGGCCGCCCAGCGGGTCGCCACGCTGCACGACCGGGGCGTGCCGGAGGCCCGGCTCTACGGCCACGACCCGACCGACGGCGTCGGCGGCGACGGCGCGTTCTTCCTGCTCCTCGACGAGCCGGAGGTCTACGGCCTACCCCCGGACCCGGTGGTCACCACCCGCGACCTGCCGAAGATGTACAAGCGGGCCGGCCTGGCCGCGCTGGCCATGGTGGCGGCGGCCGTCGCCGCGTTCGTCGGAGGTTCATCGTGA
- the fdh gene encoding formate dehydrogenase: protein MGLRTFIEGWPVYRQLTGTDPLGRGAAAKSARSTSLTARTETADSVARSVCPYCAVGCGQRVFVKDGQVSQIEGDPDSPISRGRLCPKGSASKSLVTSPLRQTKVRYRRPYGTEWEDLELDVALDMIADRVLAARDETWEDVDDSGRPLNRTLGISSLGGATLDNEENYLIKKLFTAMGALQIENQARIUHSATVPGLGTSFGRGGATDFQQDLINSDVIVIQGSNMAEAHPVGFQWVMEAKKRGAKVFHVDPRFTRTSALADTYLPIRAGTDIALLGGVVRYILDNELDFREYVLAYTNAATIVDERFADTEDLDGLFSGYNPETGSYDQASWQYEGHGNRTRARGTGKERETAAGMEHESHGAPLAAETHRDETLRHPRCVYQILKRHFARYTPEMVERVCGIPQEKFLELARAWTENSGRERTGVLVYSVGWTQHSVGVQYIRTGAIIQTLLGNIGRPGGGILALRGHASIQGSTDIPTLFNLLPGYLPMPHHADHPTFARWVDSIRHPGQKGFWGNSRAFAASLLKAYWGDAATPENDFCYGYLPRMTGDHGTYQQVLNMIDGHVKGYFLLGQNPAVGSAHGKAQRLGMANLDWLVVRDLFMIESATFWKNSPEIATGEIVPEECRTEVFFLPAASHVEKEGTFTQTQRLLQWREKALDPPGDCRSELWFFYHLGRVLREKLAGSDKPRDRALLDLAWDYPTHGPHAEPSAEAVLREINGYEVATGRPLGGFAEARDDGSTAIGCWIYSGVYADGVNQAARRKPGHEQSWVAPEWGWAWPANRRTLYNRASADPQGRPWSERKKYVWWDADKGEWTGHDVPDFEKTKPPTYRPADDASGPEALAGDDPFVMQGDGKAWLYAPRGVLDGPLPTHYEPAESPMRNPLYGQQANPTRKIYEHPLNRINPSPPEPHSQVFPYVFTVSRLTEHHTAGGMSRTVRPLAELQPEMFVEVSPELAAEVGLEHLDWAHLISGRAVIEAKVLVTDRLTPLRVDGRVIHQLWLPYHFGSEGLVTGDSANDLFGITLDPNVLIQESKVGTCDVRPGRRPTGPALLDLVAEYQRRAGMTADRKVPIVTTDVLGGEDAAGSTDEQSPEAAAQDGDGDA from the coding sequence TTGGGTCTCCGGACCTTCATCGAGGGTTGGCCGGTCTACCGGCAGCTCACCGGCACCGATCCGCTTGGCCGGGGCGCCGCGGCCAAGTCCGCGCGCTCCACGTCGCTGACCGCCCGCACTGAGACCGCCGATTCGGTGGCCAGGTCGGTCTGCCCGTACTGCGCGGTGGGCTGCGGGCAGCGGGTGTTCGTCAAGGACGGGCAGGTCTCCCAGATCGAGGGTGACCCGGACAGTCCGATCTCCCGTGGTCGGCTCTGCCCGAAGGGGTCGGCCAGCAAGAGCCTGGTCACCAGTCCGCTGCGGCAGACCAAGGTCCGCTACCGCCGGCCGTACGGCACGGAGTGGGAGGACCTGGAGCTCGACGTGGCGCTCGACATGATCGCCGACCGGGTCCTCGCCGCCCGTGACGAGACCTGGGAGGACGTCGACGACTCCGGTCGGCCGCTGAATCGGACGTTGGGCATCTCCAGCCTGGGCGGGGCGACGCTGGACAACGAGGAGAACTACCTCATCAAGAAGCTGTTCACGGCGATGGGGGCGCTCCAGATCGAGAACCAGGCCCGGATTTGACACTCCGCCACCGTCCCCGGTCTGGGGACCAGCTTCGGTCGTGGCGGCGCGACGGACTTCCAGCAGGACCTGATCAACTCTGACGTCATCGTCATCCAGGGCTCCAACATGGCCGAGGCGCATCCGGTGGGCTTCCAGTGGGTGATGGAGGCGAAGAAGCGCGGCGCCAAGGTCTTCCACGTCGACCCGCGGTTCACCCGGACCAGCGCGCTCGCCGACACGTACCTGCCGATCCGGGCGGGCACCGACATCGCGCTCCTCGGCGGCGTGGTGCGGTACATCCTGGACAACGAACTGGACTTCCGGGAGTACGTGCTGGCGTACACCAACGCGGCCACCATCGTCGACGAGCGGTTCGCCGACACCGAGGACCTGGACGGGCTCTTCTCCGGCTACAACCCGGAGACCGGCTCGTACGACCAGGCCAGCTGGCAGTACGAGGGGCACGGGAATCGCACCCGGGCCAGGGGAACGGGCAAGGAGCGGGAGACCGCGGCCGGGATGGAGCACGAGTCGCACGGCGCGCCCCTGGCGGCGGAGACGCACCGGGACGAGACCCTGCGGCACCCCCGCTGCGTCTACCAGATCCTCAAGCGGCACTTCGCCCGCTACACCCCGGAGATGGTCGAGCGGGTCTGCGGCATCCCCCAGGAGAAGTTCCTGGAACTCGCCCGGGCCTGGACGGAGAACTCCGGCCGGGAGCGGACCGGGGTGCTCGTCTACTCGGTGGGCTGGACCCAGCACAGCGTCGGCGTGCAGTACATCCGCACCGGCGCGATCATCCAGACCCTGCTGGGCAACATCGGGCGGCCGGGCGGTGGCATCCTGGCGCTGCGCGGGCATGCCAGCATCCAGGGCTCCACCGACATCCCGACGCTGTTCAACCTGCTGCCCGGCTATCTGCCGATGCCGCACCACGCCGACCACCCGACCTTCGCCAGGTGGGTGGACAGCATCCGCCACCCCGGCCAGAAGGGCTTCTGGGGCAACTCGCGGGCCTTCGCGGCCAGCCTGCTCAAGGCGTACTGGGGCGACGCGGCCACGCCGGAGAACGACTTCTGCTACGGCTACCTGCCCCGGATGACCGGCGACCACGGGACGTATCAGCAGGTGCTGAACATGATCGACGGCCACGTGAAGGGCTACTTCCTGCTCGGCCAGAACCCGGCGGTCGGCTCGGCGCACGGCAAGGCCCAGCGCCTGGGCATGGCCAACCTCGACTGGCTGGTCGTCCGCGACCTGTTCATGATCGAGAGTGCCACGTTCTGGAAGAACAGCCCGGAGATCGCCACCGGCGAGATCGTGCCGGAGGAGTGCCGCACCGAGGTCTTCTTCCTGCCCGCCGCCTCGCACGTGGAGAAGGAGGGCACCTTCACCCAGACCCAGCGGCTGCTGCAGTGGCGGGAGAAAGCCCTCGACCCGCCGGGTGACTGCCGCTCCGAGCTGTGGTTCTTCTACCACCTCGGGCGGGTGCTGCGGGAGAAGCTGGCCGGCTCCGACAAGCCCCGGGACCGGGCGCTGCTCGACCTCGCCTGGGACTACCCCACGCACGGCCCGCACGCCGAGCCGAGCGCCGAGGCGGTGCTCAGGGAGATCAACGGGTACGAGGTGGCCACCGGGCGCCCGCTCGGCGGATTTGCCGAGGCCCGTGACGACGGCTCGACCGCGATCGGCTGCTGGATCTACAGCGGCGTCTACGCCGACGGGGTCAACCAGGCCGCCCGCCGCAAGCCCGGCCACGAACAGAGCTGGGTCGCCCCCGAATGGGGCTGGGCCTGGCCGGCCAACCGGCGCACCCTCTACAACCGCGCCTCCGCCGACCCGCAGGGCCGGCCGTGGAGCGAGCGGAAGAAGTACGTCTGGTGGGACGCGGACAAGGGCGAGTGGACCGGCCACGACGTGCCGGACTTCGAGAAGACCAAGCCGCCGACGTACCGGCCGGCGGACGACGCCTCGGGGCCGGAGGCGCTCGCCGGGGACGACCCGTTCGTGATGCAGGGCGACGGCAAGGCCTGGCTTTACGCGCCGCGCGGGGTGCTCGACGGGCCGTTGCCGACGCACTACGAGCCGGCCGAGTCGCCGATGCGCAACCCGCTGTACGGGCAGCAGGCCAACCCGACCCGCAAGATCTACGAGCACCCGCTGAACCGGATCAACCCGAGCCCGCCGGAGCCGCACAGCCAGGTCTTCCCGTACGTGTTCACGGTCAGCCGGCTCACCGAGCACCACACCGCGGGCGGGATGAGCCGCACGGTACGGCCGCTCGCCGAGCTGCAGCCGGAGATGTTCGTGGAGGTGTCCCCGGAGCTGGCCGCCGAGGTGGGGCTGGAGCACCTCGATTGGGCGCACCTGATCAGCGGCCGCGCGGTGATCGAGGCCAAGGTGTTGGTGACCGACCGGCTCACCCCGCTGCGGGTGGACGGCCGGGTGATCCACCAGCTCTGGCTGCCGTACCACTTCGGCAGCGAGGGCCTGGTCACCGGCGACTCGGCCAACGACCTGTTCGGCATCACCCTGGACCCGAACGTGCTGATCCAGGAGAGCAAGGTCGGCACCTGTGACGTCCGGCCCGGCCGGCGGCCCACCGGCCCGGCCCTGCTCGACCTGGTCGCCGAGTACCAGCGCCGGGCCGGCATGACCGCCGACCGGAAGGTGCCGATCGTCACCACCGACGTGCTCGGCGGGGAGGACGCGGCCGGCAGCACCGACGAGCAGTCCCCCGAGGCGGCGGCGCAGGACGGAGACGGGGATGCCTGA